A genome region from Naumovozyma castellii chromosome 5, complete genome includes the following:
- the RIE1 gene encoding Rie1p (ancestral locus Anc_5.76), which yields MSSNTTKQAEMTQEDEQKLEQDQPQFNNVPLEQLTNTNVMTIRLKWKQDDEEQVAQRRSVEKNIRKHILENFGHEVELRSIEPFQYLKDEARLQILEEKKDIYKFENGNEEFSQNYNNDEDKDGDWKYDLVQQFQFHNEAKLEKCRDSIDTFLHSKEDPSFPNCIEKWSISINKHALTHPGNIFIGGINHKIDESKIRALFEKFGSILSIKLFHDRLMNSNTNNSTSSNPIGYGFISFVLGSQASECINEFNGKIIEGTKLFLNYHVERKERERIQWSHIKENNDDEKFKCIFIGNLPTTLTDLTIDLILDKIKTELSEVLPSLQILSYYFPQSKNVNNNINNKSSPLKGYGFVNLGSHEQALKVIQTLDGLEWKGNRLVVNKAVQNAIHGTNNSNSNDINTRSSISSSSRSSSFIDFNTTHFIPTNAMAPPTVPPIISPSMYAQNQYYNYMPQQPYQMQARNNSFDDESMTEQPTPVVPPPMVGMISPPVATANLNPMFFLNNYNMMAPTYPLPIPSNNQQESNLYVKHIPLSWRDDELNDFFSQFGDIISSKVITVGGSKKLDNQNENDKENQEEQEQEHNDKNDQEVEEGGEEEEEEEDEDENLPVGFSRGYGFVCFENPLDASRAIMATDGVIISPNNILNVSFAQKRYKKLAKDKNTSEYNGNSLQFNKKFMEALMLQQSQQQPPPPPPSWNYPIFTPNNETNYVPPQPINE from the coding sequence ATGAGCAGCAACACTACCAAACAAGCAGAGATGACTCAAGAGGATGAACAGAAACTAGAACAGGACCAACCGCAGTTCAATAACGTGCCCCTGGAACAGCTTACAAACACAAATGTCATGACCATCAGattgaaatggaaacaagatgatgaggaacAAGTGGCCCAGAGACGGAGtgttgaaaagaatatcCGTAAACatatattggaaaattttggtCATGAAGTGGAATTAAGATCTATTGAACCTTTCCAGTATCTTAAAGATGAGGCGAGATTAcaaatattggaagaaaagaaagatatttataaatttgaaaatggtaaTGAGGaattttctcaaaattataataatgacGAGGATAAGGATGGAGATTGGAAATACGATCTTGTACAACAGTTCCAATTCCATAATGAGgccaaattggaaaaatgtCGAGATTCCATCGATACATTTTTACACTCGAAAGAGGACCCCAGTTTTCCTAATTGTATAGAAAAATGGTCAATAAGTATTAACAAACATGCATTGACTCATCCGGGGAATATTTTCATCGGCGGTATTAACCATAAGATTGATGAAAGTAAGATAAGAGCActgtttgaaaaattcgGGTCCATCTTAtccattaaattatttcatGATAGgttaatgaattcaaaCACAAACAATAGTACGAGTAGTAATCCGATAGGATACGGTTTTATTTCCTTTGTATTGGGATCTCAAGCTTCAGAGTGTATAAATGAATTCAATGGTAAGATAATAGAGGGAAccaaattatttttgaattatcaTGTGGAAAGAAAGGAACGTGAACGAATTCAGTGGTCTCAcattaaggaaaataatgatgatgaaaaattcaaatgtaTATTCATTGGGAACTTACCCACTACGCTAACGGATCTAACTATAGATTTAATCCTGGATAAGATTAAGACTGAATTATCAGAAGTATTACCATCTTTACaaatattatcatattACTTCCCTCAATCGAAAAATGTGAATAACAATATTAACAACAAATCAAGCCCTTTAAAAGGTTACGGGTTTGTCAATTTGGGATCACATGAACAAGCTTTGAAAGTAATTCAAACATTAGATGGTCTTGAATGGAAGGGTAATAGACTTGTAGTAAACAAAGCTGTTCAAAATGCCATTCATGGCACAAATAATAGCAATAGTAATGACATTAATACAAGATcatccatttcatcatcttccagAAGTTCCAGTTTCATTGATTTTAACACGACTCATTTCATTCCAACTAATGCCATGGCACCCCCCACAGTACCACCAATAATATCGCCATCCATGTACGCACAAAACCAATATTACAATTACATGCCACAGCAACCATATCAAATGCAAGCAAGAAACAattcatttgatgatgaatctaTGACGGAACAACCTACGCCTGTTGTCCCACCTCCAATGGTGGGGATGATCTCACCACCAGTGGCAACTGCTAACCTAAATCCAAtgtttttcttgaataattataatatgATGGCACCAACGTATCCATTACCCATTCCATCAAATAATCAACAAGAGTCTAACCTTTATGTAAAGCATATCCCATTATCATGGcgtgatgatgaattaaatgattttttcaGTCAATTCGGTGATATAATAAGTTCTAAGGTTATCACTGTAGGTGGGAGTAAAAAATTGGACaatcaaaatgaaaatgataaagaaaatcaagaagaacaagagcAAGAAcataatgataaaaatgATCAAGAGGTAGAAGAAGGTGGcgaggaagaagaggaggaggaagatgaagatgaaaatttacCCGTTGGCTTTTCCAGAGGGTATGGGTTTGTATGTTTTGAAAATCCATTAGATGCATCAAGAGCCATAATGGCTACAGATGGGGTCATAATTTCACCAAATAACATATTGAACGTTTCATTTGCACAAAAGAGATACAAGAAATTGGCTAAAGATAAGAATACTTCAGAGTACAATGGAAATTCTTTACAATTcaataagaaatttatgGAGGCTTTGATGTTACAACAATCACAACAGcaaccaccaccaccaccacctaGTTGgaattatccaattttcacaccaaataatgaaactaaTTATGTTCCCCCTCAACCAATCAACGAATGA